A window of Variovorax sp. HW608 genomic DNA:
AGAACATGGCCTTCTCGCTCAAGATGGCTGGCGCGAAGAAGAGCGAGATCGACCCGAAGGTCGCGCGTGCGGCCAAGATCCTGAGCCTCGAGCCGCTGCTGGGCCGCCTGCCGAAGGAACTCTCCGGTGGCCAGCGCCAGAGAGTCGCGATGGGCCGGGCGATCGTCCGCGACCCCAAGGTGTTCCTGTTCGACGAGCCGCTGTCCAACCTGGACGCCAAGCTCCGGGTGCAGATGCGCACCGAGATCAAGGCGCTGCACCAGCGCCTCGGAACCACCATCGTCTACGTGACCCACGACCAGGTCGAGGCCATGACGATGGCCGACAAGATCGTGGTCCTGCACGACGGCGTGGTCGAGCAGGTCGGCGCCCCGCTCGACCTGTACGACCGTCCGGCCAACCTCTTCGTTGCCGGCTTCATCGGCAGCCCCGCGATGAACCTGCTCAAGGGCAAGGTCGAGCGCGAAGGCTTCGTGGTCGACGGAGCGGGCAGCCTCACCCTCCCCTTCTCGAACGCACCGACAGCGAGGCCGGGACTGCCGGCGGTCTACGGCATCCGGCCCGAGCACTTCATGCTCGACGACGCGGGATTCCCGATCACGGTGGAAGTGGTCGAGCCGACCGGCTCGGAGACGCAGGTGATGGCGCAGATCGGCGGACAGCCGATCACTGCGGTCTTCCGCGAGCGAGTCACGGCCGGGCCCGGCGAAATCATCCGCATCGCTGCACAGGGCGAACACGCGCATCTGTTCGACGCGGCGACCGAGCAACGAATCAACTGATCAACAGGAGCGAAAGCAATGGAATTTCTGAGCGTGAAGGGCAACCAGATCGTCGATGCGAAAGGCAAGAGCGTGCGGCTCAAGGGCACCTGTGTCGGCGGCTGGATGAACATGGAGGACTTCATCAACGGGTTCTCCGGCGCGGAGCACACCTTGCGCTACGAGATGGCCGAGGTGCTGGGCAAGTCGAAGGCCGAATTCTTCTTCGAGCGCTTCCACGATCACTTCTTCAACGAGTCCGACATCGAATACCTCAAGAGCCTTGGCACGACGGTGGTCCGGCTGCCGCTGAACTACCGGCACTTCGAGGACGACAACAGGCCCTTCGTCTACAAGGAAGCCGGATTCCAGCGGCTGACGCAGGTGCTCCGGTGGTGCGAGAAGCACGGCCTCTACGCCATCCTCGACCTGCACGCGGTGCAGGGTTGGCAGAACGTGCATTGGCATTCGGACAACGCCAACCGGCACAGCCTGTTCTGGAACCATGCGCATTACCAGGACCGGTTCATTGCGCTGTGGAAGGAGATCGCCACGCGATACAGGGACGAGGCCGTCGTCGCGGGATTCAACCTGATGAACGAGCCCTGCGTGAACAACCAGTTCGGCGACCTGCCGTGGAACATCCACAAGAACTATCGTCCGGACTGGGACCTGATGAATGCGGTCTATCGACGGGCGGTCGCCGCAGTGAGGGAGATTGATTCGAAGCACATCATCTTCCTCGAAGGCGATCGCTATTCCTACCTCTTCGACGGCCTGGAAGCGCCCTTCGCAGACAACCTCGTCTACAGCAGCCACAACTACACCATCGCGGGCTTCGGCCCGGGCCAGTACCCCGGCACGATCGATGCGGGTCAGCCCCGGAGCGATGG
This region includes:
- a CDS encoding ABC transporter ATP-binding protein, whose translation is MSSVSIRKVQKDYGPVSVIRGVDVEIDDGEFVILVGPSGCGKSTLLRMIAGLEDISGGEIRIGERVVNDLEPKARDIAMVFQSYALYPHMTVEQNMAFSLKMAGAKKSEIDPKVARAAKILSLEPLLGRLPKELSGGQRQRVAMGRAIVRDPKVFLFDEPLSNLDAKLRVQMRTEIKALHQRLGTTIVYVTHDQVEAMTMADKIVVLHDGVVEQVGAPLDLYDRPANLFVAGFIGSPAMNLLKGKVEREGFVVDGAGSLTLPFSNAPTARPGLPAVYGIRPEHFMLDDAGFPITVEVVEPTGSETQVMAQIGGQPITAVFRERVTAGPGEIIRIAAQGEHAHLFDAATEQRIN
- a CDS encoding glycoside hydrolase family 5 protein, translated to MEFLSVKGNQIVDAKGKSVRLKGTCVGGWMNMEDFINGFSGAEHTLRYEMAEVLGKSKAEFFFERFHDHFFNESDIEYLKSLGTTVVRLPLNYRHFEDDNRPFVYKEAGFQRLTQVLRWCEKHGLYAILDLHAVQGWQNVHWHSDNANRHSLFWNHAHYQDRFIALWKEIATRYRDEAVVAGFNLMNEPCVNNQFGDLPWNIHKNYRPDWDLMNAVYRRAVAAVREIDSKHIIFLEGDRYSYLFDGLEAPFADNLVYSSHNYTIAGFGPGQYPGTIDAGQPRSDGPEHWDLARQELEFTNHEGTVFTKKHDVPLWVGEFGSVYNGGLEAVPDRLRAMDDQIGIFERHGAHWTTWTYKDVGVMGLVTLDPESEYRQRVGDFIRKKEQLGADDWMVWMPQTSVKQETGKLAQQIYDVIGDDEITQVYNRKCFSSAVLCFYTSALMQQTYARLFKDLSESQIDRVLSSFSLKQCKVNNELAGIVKKYSA